The Caldibacillus debilis DSM 16016 genome includes a window with the following:
- the pseB gene encoding UDP-N-acetylglucosamine 4,6-dehydratase (inverting), which yields MELDGKVVLVTGGTGSFGKKFVKKILEYDIKKVIVFSRDELKQYEMAQEFKDPRIRFFIGDVRDKDRLYRAFDGVDIVVHAAAMKQVPACEYNPFEAIKTNIYGAQNVIEAAIDRGVRRVIALSTDKACSPVNLYGATKLASDKLFVAANSYVGGKETRFSVVRYGNVAGSRGSVVPFFKKIRHTGKLPITDERMTRFWITLDQGVQFVIDSLRRMRGGEIFVPKIPSMRVLDLAEAIAPECEIEIVGIRPGEKLHEAMISEDDARHTLEFDTYYVIQPEFPWWSKEGLEGGKPLPEGFKYTSDTNTQWLTVEQLRKLVEEI from the coding sequence ATGGAATTGGACGGAAAAGTGGTTTTGGTAACCGGCGGCACCGGTTCCTTCGGGAAAAAATTCGTGAAAAAAATATTGGAATACGACATCAAAAAGGTGATCGTATTCAGCCGGGATGAACTGAAACAATATGAAATGGCCCAGGAATTTAAGGATCCCCGCATCCGTTTCTTTATCGGGGATGTCCGGGATAAAGACCGGCTGTACCGGGCCTTTGACGGGGTGGACATCGTCGTCCACGCGGCGGCCATGAAGCAGGTGCCCGCCTGCGAATACAACCCCTTCGAAGCCATTAAAACCAATATTTACGGCGCACAAAACGTCATTGAAGCCGCCATCGATCGGGGCGTCCGGCGGGTCATCGCCCTGAGCACGGACAAGGCCTGCAGTCCCGTCAACCTTTACGGGGCTACGAAGCTGGCTTCGGACAAACTGTTTGTCGCCGCCAACTCCTATGTGGGCGGAAAAGAAACCCGGTTTTCGGTGGTCCGCTACGGAAATGTGGCCGGAAGCCGGGGGAGCGTCGTCCCCTTCTTCAAAAAAATCCGCCATACCGGCAAATTGCCGATCACCGACGAAAGGATGACCCGTTTCTGGATCACCCTGGACCAGGGCGTCCAATTCGTCATCGACAGCCTGCGGCGCATGCGGGGCGGGGAGATCTTTGTGCCGAAGATCCCGAGCATGCGGGTGCTCGATTTGGCGGAGGCGATCGCGCCGGAATGCGAAATCGAGATCGTCGGCATCCGGCCGGGAGAAAAGCTGCATGAAGCGATGATCTCCGAGGACGATGCCCGCCACACGCTGGAATTTGACACTTATTATGTGATTCAGCCGGAATTTCCCTGGTGGTCCAAGGAAGGGCTCGAGGGCGGAAAACCGTTGCCGGAAGGGTTTAAATACACCAGCGACACCAACACCCAATGGCTGACGGTGGAACAATTGCGCAAACTGGTGGAAGAAATATAG
- the pseG gene encoding UDP-2,4-diacetamido-2,4,6-trideoxy-beta-L-altropyranose hydrolase → MKIVFRVDSSFTIGTGHVMRCLTLAGQLRQRKADSFFVCREMEGNVISLIREQHFPVFTLPEVEDRRVLQWYERNWERDARETLSLLERHLDSADFLVVDHYGLDEKWESRMKPFAKKLMVIDDLANRRHDCDILLDQNYVFRYRERYKDLVPPGCRQLLGPGYALLREEFFRAPRRVRNGEIRNILVFFGGSDPTNETEKALEALVRLEDPPAVHVVVGAANPKKKRIEEICGSYPHLFFHCQVSNLAELMNEADLAIGAGGTATWERLFLGLPALIVVVAENQRELAEAVSAFGAAVNLGWSREVTPEKIFHEISRLREDPEKVRAMAERAGELADRDMVKTYPVLKAMMGEGR, encoded by the coding sequence ATGAAGATCGTCTTTCGCGTGGATTCATCCTTCACCATCGGTACGGGGCATGTCATGCGGTGTTTAACGCTGGCCGGCCAATTGCGACAGAGGAAAGCCGACAGCTTTTTTGTATGCAGGGAAATGGAGGGAAACGTCATTTCCCTGATCCGGGAACAGCATTTTCCCGTTTTCACCCTGCCGGAAGTGGAAGACCGTCGGGTTCTCCAATGGTATGAAAGGAACTGGGAACGGGATGCCCGGGAAACCTTGTCCCTTTTGGAGCGGCATCTGGATTCGGCGGATTTTCTTGTCGTCGACCATTACGGCTTGGACGAAAAATGGGAATCCCGGATGAAGCCCTTCGCAAAGAAACTGATGGTGATCGATGATCTGGCCAACCGCAGGCATGACTGCGACATTCTCCTGGATCAGAATTATGTTTTTCGGTATCGGGAAAGGTACAAGGATTTGGTTCCGCCGGGATGCCGGCAGCTTTTGGGCCCCGGATACGCCTTGCTGCGGGAGGAATTTTTCCGTGCCCCCCGTAGGGTCCGTAACGGAGAAATCCGCAACATCCTTGTGTTTTTTGGCGGATCGGACCCGACCAACGAAACGGAAAAAGCGCTGGAGGCCCTGGTGCGGCTTGAGGATCCGCCAGCCGTTCATGTGGTGGTGGGGGCCGCCAACCCGAAGAAAAAGCGCATCGAGGAGATTTGCGGCAGCTATCCCCATCTTTTTTTCCATTGTCAAGTATCTAACTTGGCGGAGCTGATGAACGAAGCGGATTTGGCGATCGGAGCGGGGGGAACGGCGACCTGGGAACGCTTGTTTTTGGGGCTCCCCGCTCTGATCGTGGTTGTGGCGGAAAACCAAAGGGAATTGGCGGAAGCCGTCAGCGCGTTCGGGGCGGCCGTGAATCTCGGCTGGAGCCGCGAAGTGACCCCGGAGAAGATCTTTCATGAGATCTCCCGGCTGAGGGAGGATCCCGAAAAAGTCCGGGCGATGGCGGAACGGGCAGGGGAACTTGCCGATCGGGACATGGTCAAGACTTATCCTGTATTGAAGGCGATGATGGGGGAAGGAAGATGA
- the pseH gene encoding UDP-4-amino-4,6-dideoxy-N-acetyl-beta-L-altrosamine N-acetyltransferase: MNLLARARLVDMDASHLEMVLNWRNREAIRSVMFNDGIISMEEHRKWFEKTAQDPRTIVKIFAFDDTPMGLVNFTDIDKRNGKCYWGFYIGDPDAPKGAGTIMGYLALNFIFGEAGIRKLCAEILRSNERSLRYHERLGFRTEGIFKEHVLKNGRYADVVAMALFQREWQDKRREIEKWIGGLGL; this comes from the coding sequence ATGAACCTGCTGGCGCGCGCGAGATTGGTGGACATGGATGCTTCCCATCTCGAAATGGTGTTGAACTGGCGGAACCGGGAAGCGATCCGTTCGGTCATGTTCAACGACGGAATCATATCCATGGAAGAGCACAGGAAATGGTTTGAAAAAACGGCGCAGGATCCGCGGACGATCGTAAAAATCTTCGCCTTTGACGATACCCCGATGGGGCTTGTGAATTTTACGGATATCGACAAAAGGAACGGCAAGTGCTATTGGGGATTCTACATCGGCGACCCGGACGCCCCGAAGGGGGCGGGGACGATCATGGGCTACCTGGCGTTAAATTTTATCTTCGGTGAAGCCGGGATCCGGAAATTATGCGCGGAGATTCTCCGTTCCAATGAGCGGAGCCTCCGTTACCACGAGCGGCTGGGGTTCCGGACGGAGGGGATTTTCAAGGAACACGTCCTGAAAAACGGCCGCTATGCGGACGTCGTCGCCATGGCGCTCTTTCAACGGGAGTGGCAGGATAAGCGAAGGGAGATCGAAAAATGGATCGGGGGATTGGGGCTATGA
- a CDS encoding motility associated factor glycosyltransferase family protein, whose product MLTDNRVFLKEKASGILERLDAVFDSGRVGCVEAKNGQKTLQIEKNGRMLLVHSGYDPGKEAAMIMERLRGKLKEKEPVIFIGFGLGYHIDAIAERLSPPWFSVIEFSPEVLKAALSVYDIKKRKFFKGLKHLHLIENEEQILPAIVQDVDDVNRPPQLVILPSYERIFKEEVARYLSGFQQYLKEKKSRYVTTLHFEKRWIINSLQNFPSLLKTPNLLADFDRSLFENKPAVLVAAGPSLNEEFDHLKRIKEDRSAYIFSVGSAINALIEHGIYPHAAFTYDPTPHNQFVFQKLKEKGITEIPLVFGSSVGFETLKDYPGKMAHFITSQDWLSAYTLKHRELADIDIAMDSPSIAIITLQILDRLNCNPILLVGQNFSFRERKRYASGIEYDMVDSELGEKEMEGTFETESVDGGKVLTNEGYMQMKKSMEYVLEGMIGKTVYNTTKKGAKIEHTIYRELSSLVDELPKNGIVLPWFTDERPNYDLAFIEEKWKTIVSESESIGEKIDEIRKMTAKIEQTLQMRKLHKMEHLYQSLEGKVNGLQNTLVYKIFLRSMTQFETEIASKEIAAVRNSEDAIKKGQTVVKEYRRLVDAWEAAFRTVKEEIKKIGGEVLAEVQKVG is encoded by the coding sequence ATGTTAACGGATAACCGGGTCTTTTTGAAGGAGAAAGCGAGCGGAATTTTAGAGCGCCTCGATGCCGTTTTCGATTCCGGACGGGTGGGCTGCGTCGAGGCAAAAAACGGGCAAAAGACGCTGCAAATCGAAAAAAACGGGCGGATGCTTCTGGTTCACAGCGGCTATGATCCCGGGAAGGAAGCCGCTATGATTATGGAAAGATTGAGGGGGAAACTGAAAGAAAAAGAGCCGGTCATTTTTATCGGCTTCGGCTTGGGCTATCATATCGACGCGATCGCCGAAAGGTTGTCGCCCCCCTGGTTTTCGGTCATCGAATTTTCTCCGGAAGTCTTAAAAGCGGCTTTATCCGTTTATGACATAAAAAAAAGGAAATTTTTCAAAGGGTTGAAGCATCTCCATTTGATCGAGAACGAGGAACAGATTTTGCCCGCCATCGTCCAAGATGTGGACGACGTCAACCGCCCGCCGCAGCTCGTCATATTGCCGAGCTACGAAAGGATTTTTAAAGAGGAGGTCGCCCGATACTTATCCGGGTTTCAGCAATATTTGAAAGAGAAAAAATCCCGGTATGTGACGACCCTCCATTTCGAAAAAAGGTGGATAATCAACAGTCTGCAAAATTTCCCCTCTTTGTTGAAGACGCCGAATCTGCTGGCGGATTTTGACCGTTCCCTTTTCGAGAACAAGCCTGCCGTCCTGGTTGCGGCCGGACCATCGCTAAATGAAGAATTCGACCACCTGAAAAGGATCAAAGAGGACCGATCCGCCTACATCTTTTCCGTCGGGTCGGCCATCAACGCCCTGATCGAGCACGGCATCTATCCCCATGCCGCCTTTACCTACGATCCGACGCCCCATAATCAATTCGTTTTTCAAAAATTGAAAGAAAAGGGGATTACAGAGATCCCGTTGGTGTTCGGTTCGAGCGTCGGCTTCGAAACGCTGAAGGATTATCCCGGGAAGATGGCCCATTTCATCACGAGCCAGGACTGGCTTTCCGCCTACACGCTGAAACACCGGGAACTTGCCGATATCGATATCGCGATGGATTCGCCCTCCATTGCCATCATCACCTTGCAGATTTTGGACCGGTTAAACTGCAACCCCATCCTTTTAGTGGGGCAAAATTTTTCCTTCCGCGAACGGAAACGCTATGCTTCCGGGATCGAATATGATATGGTTGACAGCGAACTGGGCGAGAAAGAAATGGAAGGGACCTTTGAAACCGAATCTGTCGACGGCGGAAAAGTGCTGACCAACGAAGGGTACATGCAAATGAAAAAATCGATGGAATACGTCCTCGAAGGGATGATAGGGAAGACGGTCTACAATACGACGAAAAAGGGGGCGAAAATCGAGCATACGATTTACCGGGAATTATCCTCCCTCGTTGACGAACTGCCGAAAAACGGGATCGTGCTGCCCTGGTTCACCGACGAGCGGCCGAATTACGATCTTGCCTTCATCGAAGAAAAATGGAAAACCATCGTCTCCGAATCGGAAAGCATCGGAGAAAAGATTGATGAGATCCGAAAAATGACGGCAAAAATCGAGCAAACGCTGCAAATGCGCAAACTGCACAAAATGGAGCATTTGTATCAGTCGCTGGAAGGAAAGGTCAACGGCTTGCAGAACACCCTCGTCTACAAAATCTTCCTTCGTTCGATGACCCAATTTGAAACGGAAATTGCCTCCAAGGAAATTGCCGCCGTCCGGAACAGCGAGGATGCCATAAAAAAAGGGCAAACGGTCGTGAAGGAATACCGGCGGCTGGTGGACGCATGGGAAGCCGCCTTCCGGACGGTCAAGGAGGAAATCAAGAAGATCGGCGGCGAGGTATTGGCCGAAGTCCAAAAAGTCGGGTAA
- a CDS encoding cytidylyltransferase domain-containing protein → MKVTAIIQARTGSTRLPGKVLKKVLGKPLLEYQVERVKRAKTVEAVVVATTDNERDDPIVRLCRELSVPVYRGPEEDVLARYYEAAVRFHADPVVRLTADCPIIDPAVIDRVVACYVRNQGKYDYVSNTLERTYPRGMDTEVVSFRALKRAFEEAKDPASREHVTAYIYRHPDRFRIGNVSHPADESRHRWTVDTGEDFLLIQKIIERLYPENPLFTMDDVLRVLRENPEWAEINAHVEQKKL, encoded by the coding sequence GTGAAAGTCACGGCGATTATTCAAGCCCGCACCGGTTCCACCCGGCTCCCCGGGAAGGTGTTGAAGAAAGTGCTGGGGAAACCGCTGCTGGAATATCAGGTGGAAAGGGTAAAAAGGGCGAAGACGGTGGAGGCGGTCGTCGTCGCCACGACGGATAATGAACGGGATGACCCCATCGTCCGGCTTTGCCGGGAACTTTCCGTTCCCGTGTACCGCGGGCCGGAAGAAGACGTCTTGGCCCGTTATTATGAAGCGGCCGTCCGCTTTCATGCGGATCCCGTCGTCCGCCTGACGGCGGATTGCCCCATCATCGACCCGGCGGTCATCGACCGGGTGGTCGCCTGCTATGTACGGAATCAAGGGAAGTATGATTATGTGTCAAACACTTTGGAGCGGACCTATCCGCGGGGGATGGACACGGAAGTGGTCTCCTTCCGGGCGTTGAAACGGGCCTTTGAAGAGGCGAAGGATCCGGCCTCCCGGGAACATGTCACCGCCTATATTTATCGGCACCCGGACCGGTTCCGGATCGGGAATGTTTCCCATCCGGCGGATGAAAGCCGCCACCGGTGGACGGTGGACACCGGGGAAGATTTTCTGCTCATTCAAAAGATCATCGAAAGACTGTATCCGGAAAATCCGTTGTTTACCATGGACGATGTCCTCCGGGTTTTAAGGGAAAACCCGGAATGGGCGGAAATAAACGCCCATGTCGAACAAAAGAAACTGTAG
- the pseC gene encoding UDP-4-amino-4,6-dideoxy-N-acetyl-beta-L-altrosamine transaminase yields the protein MERTTFRPVRESYLPYGRQWIDEEDIEAVVKALKGDFLTTGPYVSRFERAIADYVGAKYAVAFSNGTAALHGACFAAGIGEGDEVITTPMTFAASANCVLYRGGVPVFADIDEKTYNIDPQSVEEKITERTKAIIPVDFAGQPADLDPILEIAEKHRLVVIEDAAHALGAVYKGRKVGSISDMTMFSFHPVKLITTGEGGIIVTNNEEYYERLLQFRTHGITRDRSRMAEDHGPWYYEMQFLGYNYRLTDIQAALGLSQLKKIEKFLELRRRYAAMYNDAFKGMDELILPHQPEWAESGWHLYVIRLRPKKLAASRREIFEALQRQNIGVNVHYIPVHYQPYYRKLGYDKGICPKAERVYEEILTLPLFPAMSEQDVRDVIEAVKRTVGQYRK from the coding sequence ATGGAACGGACAACATTCCGGCCGGTCAGGGAGAGCTATTTGCCCTATGGCCGGCAATGGATCGACGAGGAGGATATCGAAGCGGTCGTCAAGGCATTGAAGGGGGATTTTCTCACGACCGGTCCCTACGTTTCCCGTTTTGAACGGGCGATCGCCGACTACGTCGGGGCAAAATACGCCGTCGCTTTTTCCAACGGCACCGCGGCGCTGCACGGCGCCTGTTTTGCGGCGGGGATCGGGGAGGGAGACGAGGTCATCACCACCCCGATGACCTTTGCCGCCAGCGCAAATTGCGTCCTTTACCGGGGCGGTGTCCCCGTTTTCGCCGATATCGATGAGAAGACGTACAATATCGATCCCCAAAGCGTGGAAGAAAAGATCACGGAACGGACGAAAGCGATCATCCCGGTGGATTTCGCCGGACAGCCCGCCGATTTGGATCCGATTTTGGAAATCGCCGAAAAGCATCGCCTCGTCGTCATTGAAGATGCGGCCCACGCCCTGGGAGCGGTGTACAAGGGGAGAAAAGTCGGATCGATCAGCGATATGACGATGTTCAGCTTCCATCCGGTAAAACTGATCACGACGGGGGAAGGCGGAATCATTGTCACGAATAACGAAGAATACTACGAAAGGCTGCTCCAGTTCCGGACCCACGGGATCACCCGGGACCGGAGCAGGATGGCCGAAGACCACGGCCCGTGGTATTATGAGATGCAATTCCTCGGTTACAATTACCGCTTGACCGATATTCAGGCGGCATTGGGGCTCAGCCAGCTGAAAAAGATCGAAAAGTTCCTGGAGTTGCGGCGCCGGTATGCGGCCATGTACAATGATGCGTTCAAGGGGATGGATGAGCTCATCCTCCCGCATCAGCCGGAATGGGCCGAATCCGGCTGGCATCTGTATGTGATCCGGCTGAGACCGAAAAAACTCGCCGCATCCCGAAGGGAAATCTTTGAAGCGTTGCAACGGCAAAATATCGGGGTGAATGTCCATTACATCCCCGTTCATTATCAGCCGTATTACCGGAAGCTGGGGTATGACAAAGGGATCTGCCCGAAAGCGGAAAGGGTGTACGAAGAAATCCTCACCCTGCCCCTCTTTCCGGCCATGTCTGAGCAGGACGTCCGCGATGTCATCGAGGCGGTGAAAAGAACCGTCGGCCAATACCGGAAATAG
- the pseI gene encoding pseudaminic acid synthase yields the protein MNEIVIEGRKIGPGHRPFIIAEMSGNHNQSLERALAIVEAAAKAGADALKIQTYTADTMTLNLENPDFRIEDSESLWKGNTLYRLYQKAYTPWEWHKPIFDRARELGMIPFSTPFDETAVDFLEELDVPMYKIASFENTDIPLIKKVASTGKPMIISTGMATAAELDETVRTAREAGCKDLILLKCTSTYPADPADSNLLTIPHMKELFDCQVGLSDHTLGVGVAVAAVALGATVIEKHFTLSRAEGGVDAAFSLEPEEMKALVLETERAWRSLGRIHYGPTEREQASLKFRRSIYAAEDIKAGEKLTRQNIRVIRPGYGLPPKYYEMLLGKELKRDVKKGTPLSWEQLL from the coding sequence ATGAACGAAATCGTCATCGAAGGCAGAAAGATCGGGCCGGGACACAGACCGTTTATCATTGCCGAAATGTCGGGGAACCACAATCAATCGCTGGAACGGGCGCTGGCGATCGTCGAAGCCGCCGCCAAGGCCGGGGCGGACGCCCTGAAGATTCAAACCTATACGGCGGATACGATGACGTTAAATTTGGAAAATCCCGATTTTCGCATTGAGGACAGTGAAAGCTTGTGGAAAGGGAATACCTTGTATCGGCTCTATCAGAAGGCCTATACCCCTTGGGAGTGGCACAAGCCCATCTTTGACCGGGCCCGGGAATTGGGGATGATCCCTTTCAGCACGCCTTTTGACGAAACGGCCGTGGATTTTTTGGAAGAGCTGGATGTGCCGATGTACAAAATCGCCTCGTTTGAAAACACGGATATTCCGCTCATTAAAAAGGTGGCTTCCACGGGGAAGCCGATGATCATTTCCACGGGGATGGCCACCGCCGCCGAACTGGATGAAACGGTCCGGACGGCGAGGGAGGCCGGATGCAAAGATCTCATCCTATTAAAATGCACCAGCACCTATCCGGCCGACCCGGCGGATTCCAACCTGTTGACCATCCCCCATATGAAAGAGCTGTTTGACTGCCAGGTCGGTCTGTCGGATCATACGTTGGGGGTGGGGGTGGCGGTCGCGGCTGTCGCCCTGGGGGCGACGGTCATTGAAAAGCATTTTACCTTATCGCGGGCCGAGGGCGGCGTGGATGCGGCGTTTTCCTTGGAACCGGAAGAAATGAAGGCCCTCGTTCTGGAAACGGAGAGGGCCTGGCGGTCGCTGGGACGGATCCATTACGGTCCGACGGAGAGGGAGCAGGCGTCATTGAAGTTCCGCAGGTCGATTTACGCGGCGGAAGACATCAAGGCGGGGGAAAAATTGACGCGGCAAAACATCCGGGTTATCCGGCCGGGGTACGGCTTGCCCCCGAAATATTATGAAATGCTCCTCGGAAAAGAATTGAAGCGGGATGTGAAAAAAGGAACGCCGTTAAGCTGGGAGCAGCTGTTGTAA